From Roseburia hominis, the proteins below share one genomic window:
- the frlD gene encoding fructoselysine 6-kinase, producing MKIAVIGDNCIDIYPKLDKKYPTGNIVDTGVNLKILGASVSVISTTGSDFHGRWMYESLQKAGLDVSHLKVENGATAVTYMDMNGLDRVHGEYLEGVLETMSFDEEDISFCTKHDWVHSAIWGMAENTLEHIKKQQVPISFDYSNQLEHPLVEKTLPFVDYGFFSYPAGRDAYIEQYLKDKVDRGMKVAVATFGDQGSLAYDGARFYRGQIVQANLVNTVGAGDSFIAGFIYEYSMSGSIEQALDKGAQVAAKVVSVFGPWQGCPVIPAWQEW from the coding sequence ATGAAAATAGCGGTAATAGGAGATAACTGTATTGATATTTATCCGAAATTAGATAAAAAATATCCAACCGGTAATATTGTAGACACAGGAGTCAATCTTAAAATACTGGGAGCGTCTGTTTCAGTGATTTCAACGACGGGCAGTGATTTTCATGGGCGTTGGATGTATGAGAGTCTCCAAAAGGCCGGACTGGATGTGAGCCATTTAAAAGTAGAAAATGGGGCAACGGCCGTAACCTATATGGATATGAACGGACTGGACCGGGTGCATGGAGAATATCTGGAAGGCGTTTTGGAAACGATGAGCTTTGATGAGGAGGATATTTCTTTTTGCACAAAACACGACTGGGTTCATAGTGCTATCTGGGGAATGGCAGAAAATACACTGGAACATATAAAAAAGCAGCAGGTTCCGATCAGCTTTGATTACTCAAATCAATTGGAGCATCCGCTGGTCGAAAAGACTCTTCCATTCGTCGATTATGGATTTTTTTCCTACCCGGCAGGCAGAGACGCCTATATTGAACAGTATTTAAAAGATAAAGTTGACAGAGGAATGAAAGTCGCCGTTGCAACCTTTGGAGATCAGGGAAGCCTGGCATATGACGGCGCGAGATTTTACAGAGGCCAAATTGTGCAGGCAAATCTGGTAAATACGGTTGGAGCGGGCGACAGCTTTATTGCAGGTTTTATCTACGAATATAGCATGTCCGGATCAATTGAGCAGGCTTTGGATAAGGGGGCACAAGTGGCGGCTAAGGTCGTATCTGTATTTGGCCCGTGGCAAGGCTGTCCGGTGATACCGGCCTGGCAGGAATGGTAG
- the frlC gene encoding fructoselysine 3-epimerase translates to MKIGMFTFGYQRNPLEHCFQDAKKFGYDFIELWGGRPHAFAPDLKAGEIGEVKRLIDQYEMPVLGYTPEHNAYPYNFMIGSERQRRDAIEYLKICLDMAKELGADYMLISPAHAGYLATRREIWDRMEKTVRELGEHAEKTGVKLVVETLTPYESNVFTSANDAVELFQKIDSPYVVGMCDLVPPFVQYESILAYLDKLGEKMYHFHIIDGEQGTDSHIVPGEGSIPLRELFMELKEAGYQGTATLELVNGYINEPRLYARRSIDNVRAYMKEAGF, encoded by the coding sequence ATGAAAATCGGGATGTTTACATTTGGGTATCAGAGAAACCCGCTGGAACACTGTTTTCAGGATGCGAAAAAATTTGGATATGATTTCATCGAGCTATGGGGAGGACGTCCCCACGCATTTGCACCGGATCTGAAAGCCGGAGAAATAGGGGAGGTAAAACGCCTCATTGATCAATACGAGATGCCGGTTTTGGGATATACCCCGGAGCATAATGCCTACCCATATAATTTTATGATCGGTAGTGAACGGCAGAGACGGGATGCCATAGAATATTTGAAGATATGTTTGGATATGGCAAAGGAACTGGGAGCCGATTACATGTTGATCAGCCCGGCTCATGCAGGTTATCTGGCTACTCGCCGGGAAATCTGGGACCGCATGGAGAAAACGGTACGCGAGTTAGGCGAGCACGCAGAGAAAACAGGCGTGAAGCTGGTGGTCGAGACGTTGACGCCTTATGAAAGCAATGTATTTACAAGCGCCAATGACGCGGTGGAGCTGTTTCAGAAAATTGATTCTCCCTATGTGGTGGGAATGTGTGACCTTGTGCCGCCTTTTGTGCAGTATGAGAGTATTTTGGCATATCTGGACAAGCTTGGTGAAAAAATGTATCATTTCCATATTATTGATGGAGAGCAGGGAACAGATAGCCACATTGTCCCCGGTGAGGGTTCCATTCCTCTTCGCGAGTTGTTTATGGAGCTAAAAGAGGCGGGATATCAAGGGACTGCCACCTTGGAGCTGGTAAATGGATATATCAATGAACCCAGGCTGTATGCAAGAAGAAGCATTGACAATGTAAGAGCCTACATGAAAGAGGCGGGATTCTAA
- a CDS encoding SIS domain-containing protein: MLKFDEQWQLDNVNGMLVRRPEVEKIADELFEKGFDGMYFMGMGGTLASSMQVVDGTIGKSALPFYTQSAAEYLTNGNKRLTDKSVVVIASVTGTTKEMVEAVKKVKELGATVVGFIEEANSPLAEMSDYLLSYPKNEQMKLFMLAHRLMYRNGEFDDYERFYKELDEHLAEDLVEVEKAADAFGEQFAIAHKDDPIHYYIGAGNMWGATYSYAMCYVEEQEWLRTKSIHAAEFFHGTLEIIDRDTNVTLFMGEDEERPLCERVARFLPQITSRYTIIDTKDYELKGISPEFRGLISYMVMHCVTQRIDAYIEKLNCHPLSIRRYYRQLDY; encoded by the coding sequence ATGTTAAAATTTGATGAGCAGTGGCAGCTTGACAATGTAAATGGGATGCTTGTACGGCGTCCCGAGGTAGAAAAGATCGCAGACGAGCTTTTTGAAAAGGGTTTTGACGGCATGTACTTTATGGGGATGGGAGGAACTCTGGCATCCAGTATGCAGGTAGTAGACGGAACCATCGGAAAATCAGCGCTGCCGTTCTATACACAGAGCGCAGCAGAGTATCTGACAAATGGAAATAAACGTCTGACAGATAAGTCTGTGGTTGTGATCGCATCTGTTACCGGAACAACAAAAGAAATGGTTGAAGCCGTGAAAAAAGTAAAAGAACTTGGCGCAACCGTTGTAGGATTTATTGAAGAGGCAAATTCACCGCTGGCGGAAATGTCCGACTACCTGCTCTCTTATCCGAAGAATGAGCAGATGAAGCTGTTCATGCTGGCACATCGTCTGATGTACAGAAACGGAGAGTTTGATGATTATGAGCGTTTCTATAAAGAACTGGATGAGCATCTTGCAGAGGATCTGGTAGAAGTAGAGAAGGCAGCCGATGCATTTGGCGAGCAGTTCGCGATCGCACATAAGGACGACCCGATCCATTACTACATTGGCGCGGGAAATATGTGGGGTGCTACCTACTCTTATGCAATGTGCTACGTAGAGGAGCAGGAGTGGCTGCGTACAAAATCTATCCATGCTGCCGAATTTTTCCATGGAACACTGGAGATCATCGATCGGGATACGAATGTGACACTGTTCATGGGAGAAGATGAGGAACGTCCGTTATGTGAACGTGTAGCGCGTTTCCTGCCGCAGATTACCTCACGTTATACGATCATTGACACCAAAGACTATGAGCTGAAGGGAATCAGCCCGGAATTTAGAGGATTGATCTCTTATATGGTAATGCACTGCGTGACGCAGAGAATCGATGCGTACATAGAGAAGCTGAACTGCCATCCGCTTTCTATCCGCAGATATTATCGTCAGTTGGATTACTAA
- a CDS encoding amino acid permease, with protein MAQTQEKVQPIGNQVELKRKLGLGAAVALSVGSTIGSGIFSSLGEVAAASHTAIIMLLAFVIGGIINVPANLCYAELATAYPEDGGQYVYFREAGSRPLAFLTGWISFWATDSNAIAVMALAAANYVGFLLGWDGIVLKFVAVALIVGFTFLHARSVEGGGKFQTFITAFKILPFILLIGVGIFYIKGDLITAPAAAGASAGFATLLGAISATTWSFDGMSAVCYMGGEIKDPHKNMPRALIISVGVVSLLYLLLSFVATGLLPIDELANSSAPIADAAAQIPMIGKAAGTITGVCAVIVIIGVLSSQIMFSARMPYAMAKDGLFFKAFGKIHKEWETPYVALFIESAVAIIMVFAGSLSDLLGYFTLVALVKNFMTFASILLLRRKADYKPTWRMPAWGLMIVVAMGTTMTLIVSTFMWAPIPGIIAAVVVVGTGLPVYYYWESKNKKAAMKG; from the coding sequence ATGGCACAAACACAAGAAAAGGTTCAGCCGATAGGGAATCAGGTTGAATTGAAGAGAAAATTAGGGCTTGGCGCAGCAGTGGCCCTCAGTGTAGGCAGTACGATTGGGTCGGGTATATTCTCGTCATTAGGCGAGGTGGCGGCAGCGAGCCACACAGCGATTATCATGTTGTTAGCGTTTGTTATCGGAGGTATTATCAATGTTCCGGCCAATCTGTGTTATGCAGAGCTGGCGACGGCTTATCCGGAAGACGGCGGGCAGTACGTATATTTCCGCGAGGCAGGTTCCAGACCGTTAGCGTTCCTTACCGGCTGGATCAGTTTCTGGGCGACAGATTCCAATGCAATCGCAGTTATGGCGCTTGCAGCAGCAAACTATGTTGGATTTCTTTTGGGGTGGGACGGTATTGTATTGAAGTTTGTTGCGGTTGCGTTGATTGTTGGATTTACGTTTTTACACGCACGAAGCGTAGAAGGCGGCGGAAAGTTCCAGACATTTATTACAGCTTTTAAGATCTTACCGTTCATTCTTTTGATTGGAGTCGGAATCTTCTACATAAAAGGCGATCTGATCACAGCGCCGGCAGCGGCGGGAGCTTCCGCCGGCTTTGCAACCTTACTTGGTGCGATCTCGGCAACGACATGGTCCTTTGATGGTATGAGTGCAGTCTGCTACATGGGCGGCGAGATTAAAGATCCACACAAAAATATGCCGCGCGCCTTAATTATTTCAGTAGGCGTAGTAAGTTTGCTTTACCTGTTACTGTCATTTGTTGCAACGGGTCTTCTGCCGATCGATGAGCTGGCGAACAGCAGCGCTCCGATCGCTGACGCGGCAGCCCAGATTCCGATGATCGGAAAAGCGGCAGGTACTATTACCGGCGTGTGCGCGGTAATCGTTATCATTGGCGTGTTATCCAGCCAGATCATGTTTTCCGCACGTATGCCATATGCAATGGCAAAAGACGGCCTCTTCTTTAAAGCTTTTGGCAAGATCCATAAAGAGTGGGAAACACCGTATGTAGCATTGTTTATCGAGAGTGCAGTAGCGATCATCATGGTATTCGCGGGATCACTTTCCGATCTGCTGGGATATTTTACACTGGTAGCGCTCGTGAAAAACTTTATGACTTTTGCAAGTATTCTTCTGTTACGTAGAAAAGCAGATTACAAGCCGACCTGGAGAATGCCGGCATGGGGGCTTATGATCGTAGTGGCTATGGGAACTACCATGACCCTGATTGTTTCCACATTTATGTGGGCACCGATTCCGGGTATCATCGCGGCGGTTGTCGTAGTTGGAACAGGACTTCCGGTATATTATTACTGGGAAAGCAAGAATAAGAAGGCAGCAATGAAAGGTTAA